DNA from Felis catus isolate Fca126 chromosome B3, F.catus_Fca126_mat1.0, whole genome shotgun sequence:
TGCTGGCTGCTAGTGGACCTGGCATGTGTCCAGGCCTGGCTTGACTGCCAGTGGCCCTCAGAGAAAAGTGGTGGTGAATTCAGCCAGGGTTGGGGAGGtggaggaaagcagagagggCCCCAGTTCTGCCCAGGGGTTCTTCTTGGGGTCACTTGGGGCACCCAGGGAAACATGATGGCCAAGTGGACTCATACACATGGGCCAGTGGCACAGGGGAAGGTTGGAGATAGAAAGAATGTCAATATGACAATGAGGTCCTCTTTGCATGCCAGGCCATCTGCTGCTTTCTCAGGTTTGAGGGTgtgagatgcagaaaaaaaaaaagaaagaaagaaaaaaagttaaaattcatgaaatccaaataaagtcagtAGTTTAGTTCATAGTATGGTACCAatatcaatttcctggttttgatcatTTTACTACGGTTATGTAAGGTGTTAACCttgtggggagcagagggaagggcacacaggaactctctgtactattttgcaATTTCCACacaagtctaaaattatttcaaaagaaaaagaaaaaaaaatatcagctaGGAATGTGAACCTGCCCTGTCAGCTTTGGAGCACCACAGTCCCCTGTCCTTTACCAGACATGTATGATGGGCCAGGCCCCATGCCTGGGGGCCCATCCAGTCCTCACACAGCCCTATGAAATGCAGGAACaagcatttagcacaatgcctggcacagagtaaaatctgaaaaatgtttAGCCAATGTTATcatgttatccccattttaaagtgAGGAAACAGAGCCTCAAAGAACTGCTTCAAAGACTTGGCCAAGTCACATAGCTAAAAGGTAGCTGAAGTTGGGTTTGATTCCACATTTCCAACCTAAAACGTCTGACTATGCTAGAGTCCTCTGCTATTATTTTGAAGAGGAATATTTGTAAAACCTTCTTGGGActtctggacacacacacacacggacacacacattgtgtgcttttcttttcccatctcttATACCACTGAGTGCAGGAGGATTGTCCTTGGGGGCTTCCTGGGGGGCAGGTATTGTGGTCAGAGGAAAGAGAGTGCAGAAGTTTGGTGTTTGGAGGGGATAGGCTGGCAGTGTAGCTCCAGAGGTCTCTGCTGCTAAACAAGACCATGGGCCACACACTTGATCCTGTAGGCTTGGTGGCCAGACCCAGAACACAATCCCAACTCCTATGGCATGTTCTGTGAGTGACCTCTTATGCTCTGACCCCTGACAGGTAGAGCAGCCTCTCCTCGGTGGGAGGTTCTGTGTTCTCCGTTTGGGTGCCAGCCAAGGCCTCCCCAGTTGTCCCAGCTCAGCCGGCTCCGGAATAGATCCCCCAGGGTCTAGCACAGGGAGGTGGGGACTCAGACCCAGTCACCCACTGAGCAGCCTGCACTGCCTCTGACCTGGCTGACCATCTGTTGCAGAGGACACCTACAGCTCCGAAGAGACAGTGGACCACCAGCCTGTCCACCTGAGGGTTATGGATACTGCAGACCCGGTAACAGTACCCCCATTACCCCTGGAGAGCTGAGAGTCCATGCAGCCTCCTGGGAAGTCCTGGTCCCAGAGTGGATGCCTCAGATGGGAATGTGTAAACTTTTTAAGCTCTagtttgctgtgtgaccctgaatgAGGTGCTGACCTCTCCATTCCGGAATCTCTTCGTTTGCCAAGTGAGAAGGGATGGGATGGGGCCTGGGGAGACCTGATGGTTGCTGGCATCAACTCAGAGATCCTCTCATCTGGGACTTGATGCTCACATACACATGGAGACAGGTGCTTACAAGTGTTTACACAGAGACCCTCTTCGGCCCAGGTCCCCTCAGTACACACATTTTCCCTATGTTCTCACCATCCCCTGCCAGGACTGGATACCAGTTATTCTCAAAAGCCAAGGGACACCATCAACCTGACGCAAAACCAGCAGTGCCCAGGGATAGCCAGGTCTCTGTAGCAGCCATGCCAGAGTCTTGGCTCTGTGCCTCAGAGGCCAAGGTCTCCAAGTCTCTGACTGGGTGGTGGGAGTGAGGCTTACGAGACAATGTCTCCTTTCACACCAAGCCAAATCCACACTCAAGTGCCCCTTTAAAAAGGGCTCTGTTGGGAACAATATACAAAGACCCAgagagtggggaggtgggtgggcagcCCAGGTGAAGGCCTTTGCCCCCACCGAGGCTTCCCTCCTTCACCCCAGGATACCCCCAGGAACTGTGAGCGCTACCTGAACTGGGCCCACGCCTTCCTGGTGGTATACAGCATGGACAGCCGCCAGAGTTTTGAGGACAGCAGCAGCTACCTGGAGCTGCTTGCTTTGCACGCCAAGGAGACACAGCGCAGCTCCCCTGCCCTCTTGCTGGGCAACAAGCTGGACATGGCCCAGTACAGGTGAGCACAGACAGTTTGTCCTCCTCTCTGGAgttcactttcctcatttgtaaaggcTGGGTGTCATCATTGGGGATTGTTTGGCTAAATTTGAATAATCCCCTCAAATTTAGGTTAAAGGTAAGTGGTCTTCCAGACAGGcaagggcaggaagggaggagctTCTGGCCCACACAAGGGTTGGACCCTGAAAGTTAGAAGAGATGCCACCCCTTCCATCCTCATGGGGCTTTGTGATCTTTCTCGGCCTCACCCTTCTTGCCTGTCTCTAGGACATTCCATCCTCACTCTCCATAGCTTGTTGATTATTCAGTGCCCAATTCCAGGTCTGAGAAGAAAGGCTGTGATTGGCTCCTGTAATCAGGTTTCTGCTCTGGTCCAACCAGCTCTAGCCTCCCCCAAGCATGGCCCCAGGCTCACTCCCACAGTTGGCTGTGCTGAGGGCAGGTTCTCTTAGACTGAGTTGGACTTGAATCAGAGGTCACAGACTGGGCCAGAGGGCAGATTACCAGCAAATACAGCAGCGTTTTGCTTGGCGAGCACAGAGTTTTAAAAGACCTAGAATTGGAATGCTTTGAGGAGGGGCATGCTCTCTCCAGCTGACCACAGGCCTTACCACTCCCCATGGCTTACCTCCACCCTCCCTATACATTTGAGCTGCTTGCCTGGCCCCTGAAAGCATGATGCTTACACTTGATGAGTGACCCCACTGGCCTTCTTCAACACTGACATTTGTCCTATGTGGCCAGCCCACCTTTGAAGTATGGCACCTTCCACCCATTTTCCACCTGTCCCTCCCTGTGCATGGCTAGTACCCTGCTTCCCCAAGCCTCAAAGGCCCATTCTGGTATTAGCAGGGAGGGGACTTAGGTGCAGAACAAATCAGATGGGCAGCGGGACAGGGGGTGCAGTCTCATGAAGAGGGGCCACGGTAGGAGCCTTTACTGGCCATTCAGCCCTCAGACCAAGACAAATTTCATCTCAGGAAATGAAGGAAGTTGTGTGATCTTAAAACCAAAAGGTGATCTTTGAGGAATTATAGAGCTCACAGTGCCTGCCAGAGGGGTCAGAAGACTGAATTGTGGTAAGTTGTCTTCAGTATGAGGAAAAAATTTAGACAACTGTTTTGATCCTGGTCTTTGCCAAAGGGATTGTCTAAAAATGGTTTGGTAGCAAATAACAAAGATTATGGGACTCAAGCAGTTTCAATTCCCTAAGGAAAGTCATGACAGttatcttcatttccttctttgatCAAGTCCTGAGGTTAGTGGGTCAGGATTTGATGAGCAGTAAAACTTCTAGCTGAGCATTGGTGTGTCTCCCATAATTGTCTTGCAGCTAGAAGGTGAAACATAGGTTAGAGCAGTGGTTCCTGAACCACTGATAAAATTGTCACCAGGCTGCAACAAAATAAGAGGATAATATTACATACCTGTGTCACCCATTCACAAAAACATGTATACATGTACGGGGTGCTGCATATTCTAAAAATTCACGTTTCAAGCCTCCAGAGTGACAAATCTGTAGATTCAAGCCCAtcataaaagcaaataatacCAAGTATTCCTTCAAAAAGGTTTCTTAGGAAGCAGTGAGCTTCCAGACAGGACATCAGCCATGGGTGGGGAGTCTAGATGCTCTGCCTCTGGCCCTTTTTATCCCAGTTACTCTCTGTCTGATACTCCCCTGGGCAACTAGCCCTCTCCcaatccccctccccctgccagttgaactttggctcaggaacCTCTTCCCACCAATACCCACCTGTCTCATGGGCTCTGCCACTGTCCTTGGGAATGGCGGATGGGGTGATCAGCAGTGCAGGGTGATCACCAAGATCCAGCCAATGGAACCTTGGCCTCAAGACCTCAGGTACCCCCTACCCCTCCCTTCTTCTGGACATCTGACCTACCCAAGAGCCAATTGTTTTCCTCTCACCTTTAGTCCCATGGCTTTCAGGTCCAAAACTTCCAGGACCTCCCCAGTTAAGTATTCGATCCCACCATCACAAAAGAGGAGTATAGGACGAAGCTGACAATGGgtgctcttccctctctccttttctccctccttgtAATGAAATGCcacccttgctctctcttgcccctcccctgaacaGGCAGGCAAAACTCCCCATGGGCCCTGAGAGCTCTGCTGACCACAGGCATCCTGAGTCACCTCACCCACCCTGCCTCTGTGGGTCACACCCTTCAGTCCAAACCACTGCCTTTCTCTAGAGTCAGTCCCACAGACCTGGGCTGAGGGTGGCTCGTTTCCTGACCAAGGACCCATGCTGGCATAGATGCAGGGCTGGGAATGACCATCTTCCTCGGTGCACAAACAGGGTCTAACCAGTAAGCTTCTCCCTTGCCTACAGCTTTGTTTCTAAATTCTGGCTTTGGTGAGGTCAGCCATCATTCATTGAGCActgactctgtgccaggtactacACTAGGCACACAATACAAGtggtttttcttaattcttttaacaACCCTGAGAGGTAGAGGTCACTATCCTGTTGTACAGATGAGATGACTCCAGCTCACCAAGCTGGTGAGTGGGGAGCCGAGTGCAGGCCCAGGCCTGCCCCACTTGGATGCATGCTCCTGACCCTGCCTCGCCCTGCTTCCCCACCAGGCAGGTCACCAAGGCAGAGGGTGCAGCCTTGGCTGGCAAGTTTGGGTGCCTGTTTTTCGAGGTCTCTGCCTGCCTAGACTTTGAGCATGTGCAACATGTCTTCCACGAGGCCGTGCGGGAGGCACGGCGGGAACTGGAGAAGAATTCCCTGCCCCGGCCCCTCTTCATCTCCGAGGAGAGGGCCCTGCCACACCAGGCTCCGCTCACTGCCCGGCATGGGCTGGCCAGCTGTACCTTCAACACACTTTCCACTGTCAGTCTGAAGGAGATACCTGCCGTGGCCCAGGCCAAGCTGGTCACTGTGAAGGCATCCCGGGCCCAGAGCAAGCGCAAGGCACCTACCCTGACCCTGTTGAAGGGCTTCAAGATCTTCTGAGGGCACCCCTAAGGATCCCAGACTTAGGGGCTGTGCAGGGCTGCAGGATAGGGGCTGACTTCTCACCACTGGCTTTCCTTCTGATGGAACAATAGCCCTCGCCCTCTGGCGGACAGTTGATCCCTCTTCCAGCACCAAGTAATTTCCCTGACACCCAGTTTACTGTGTGAGCTGGAGGGACAGGCAGAATGCTGCTCTTAGTCCCTCCAGGCCTTGGTTTCCATGGTAACCACTGCCGTTCCCCCACCCTGAAGGGAAGTAGCCACAAGACAACACGGAGACCTAGGTCTGGCTGAAGTGGAAGGAAATTGCAGTGTCCATCATGGTGCCATCACCCCTTCCTGCTCCAGCAACAGCCAGGCCAGATGTGGCCCCTAGTGGACAGCTCTGGATGGATGGTCACCACCAGTAGGCCCTGCGTACAAGGAGGCCGGAGAACATTCTACAGGAGCAGACTTGAAGTCCTGGCACCACCTAGTGGACGGAAAGGGCAGAGCGGCTACAAGTTTTGGGTGGCCTGAGCCTGGCCCTCCTGTTGTCTTCTGATTTCACAGAAGCCCCAAGCACCAAACCCCACAGTTAATCCAAGTAAAATCTAGTTTAAATAATCCTATGGGACAGCCTGTGAGAAGCAAAATTCCCAGGAAGGGCTGTTTCTGGTACTTTGCCTCTCAATGAGGATGGAAGGTTGGGGGCTCTAGGTTGCCTAGGGTAGTGAGCATCCAGTGTTTTAGTCACCAGGAAGCAGACCCGCCTTGTTTACCCATCTTAAATTAAGGATTCTCTCCACGGACCCTCAGGACCAGCTTCCTGAAGCTTAATGATCGAAGCTGCAGAAAAAAGTCATTCTCTCTAGTGACCATCACACAGGATCCAGAGAGCCTGTAACTGGCAGTATCAGACATCCGGTGGGCACCGTTAGCCTGTCCCAGGCTCGTAGGCAGAAAGTAGAGCAGTTTGTAGTCTGGTCCAGCAAGACCCAGTACCTTTGGCAATGGGTCTGAATGTTCAAAGTCCACTTTTGAAAGATAGAACCTAAAGCATTTTTGGCCACCATAGCTTATACCATAACACTGTGGCTCAGATGTGGGATCAGGACAGCACTCTTGGGATTCCATTGTTAGCACAGGGAGCTCTATAGTTTTCTAACTCTGTTTACCTCAGGGCCCCTAGCCCAAAGGAAATCTCTCGTAGACCCTCAGCAGATAAGCAGGTAAAAGAAATGGTTCTGGTAGGAGGAAGGGGTGGCAAGGGGATTCTGAGCCCAGAATCCTGCTCTTGGCAATTCCAGGAGCTTGGATTAAGAACAACGGCtctagaggtacctgggtggttcagtcagttaagagtcggccttcggctcaggttatgatctcgcggtttgtgagttcgagcctcacgccaggctctatgctgacagcttagagcctgaagccagcttcagattctgtgtctcttctctccctgtcccttccctgcttatgctcacgctcttgctctctctctctctctctctctcagaaaaaaaaaaaaaaatttacatataaaaagaaagaacaacagcTCTAATCCAGCCTTCAGCCCCATTATGTAGATGGAGAggttgaggtcagagagaggCTATGAACTCCTCAAAACCACACTAGAAGTCGTAGCCTGGCTTCCTGACCCACAGGCCGGCTATGGATTTTGCGATTTTGCTCCAAGCCCCTTGTGTTGAACCACCCCCATTGGAACCAACTGCATTTCCAAATGCCCACTTCAgatgcattttaataaaaagggagggtttttttttcataacaatATTTTGATTGCAGTTCATTCACTGAATCTGCTGACAACATGGGGCAGTGCTCTGGACCCCTCTTAGCTCTCAGATTCTTGTGGGTCTGGAAGGAGAACGAGTGGCACCTTTCTCCCTTTTAACTCAGTTTCCACCTGGGCCAAATTTTGCTTTTCTGAGAGCAAAGTCTCTCTTAGCATGTTCAGGTTGTTGTCCTCTCTGGCTCCGGCCTCAGCCAAGTCTTGGACTTCCAGAGTTGTTGTTTccggtttgtttttcttcagtatcTTTTGATTTCTGGGAGGAGAGAACACGCTGTTGAATCGGGGTTCCCTGAGCTGGGGGACTGAGGGGCTGGGGCAAGACTAGGTCTCGCAAGTGGACTAGCGAGGTGGAAAATCCAGTGGGCAGTTCTGGGAACTGCTGGGGGAGAAAGCCAAGATAGTGTGATGTTCTTTTGGCAGAGAAACAGTTTATACTCACCAGTGCATCGTCTCCCCAGATCCTCATTGCCACCATGAGCTCAACTATTATTGCTACAGGCTCCCCTTCAAGGTGACATGTGGCTCAAAAAGGTCAAAAAAGCACATACCTTAGACGTGCATTTAAGTCTCCTGACTCTGGGTTCCGTGTTCTTTTCGCCAACCCACACATTCTCTATCCCAGGACTTCATTCTACTTAGTGCAGGTGCTTGTTACCCCACACCCCATCTCCACCCTCATCCCACCCCAACCTCAGACAAACTACTTTAGGGAAATTCCCAAGTAATCTTCCTGCTTCTAGGTCCTTGCTTTTCCAAACCAGCCCCCATGCACCAGTCATGTTTCTAAAACCGCAGTGTGCACACATCACGCCTTAACTCAAGCATCTTTAGTGGCTCCCGACTGCCCATGTCCTTAACCTGGCATTCAAGACCCAGCCTTCCTTCCAGTAACTCCCCTAAATGTCATCTCCCCGAAGGTGGTTTTACTCAAGGTAAAAGAGTAGAGGGACCGAGCTGTGGTAAGAGCTGACTGCCCAGAGAATCTGCTTGGGCCCCAGGAGGAGTAGCTCATTGTCTGCCTTTCCCATGGACGGCCACTTTGCTCCTGAGTTGACCTTGTTGAGGGCAATGCCTCCTGACAGGGTAAGAAAGGCAAGGTCACCTTTTTAGAAGCTATATCCCTTTGGTTCCTCTTATGTCCTGCATCCAGACTAACCTTGCTAAAACATAAGACTTTCATGTCCCTGTTCAAAGCTATTccctggctccccagtgcccatgAGCTAGAACCTGAATACCTTGGAATGGCCCCCAGGACCCATACATTCTGGGTCCTGCC
Protein-coding regions in this window:
- the RASL12 gene encoding ras-like protein family member 12 isoform X1, which codes for MSSVFGKPRVGSGSQSAPLEVNLAILGRRGAGKSALTVKFLTRRFISEYDPNLEDTYSSEETVDHQPVHLRVMDTADPDTPRNCERYLNWAHAFLVVYSMDSRQSFEDSSSYLELLALHAKETQRSSPALLLGNKLDMAQYRQVTKAEGAALAGKFGCLFFEVSACLDFEHVQHVFHEAVREARRELEKNSLPRPLFISEERALPHQAPLTARHGLASCTFNTLSTVSLKEIPAVAQAKLVTVKASRAQSKRKAPTLTLLKGFKIF
- the RASL12 gene encoding ras-like protein family member 12 isoform X2; this translates as MGWGLGRPDGCWHQLRDPLIWDLMLTYTWRQDTPRNCERYLNWAHAFLVVYSMDSRQSFEDSSSYLELLALHAKETQRSSPALLLGNKLDMAQYRQVTKAEGAALAGKFGCLFFEVSACLDFEHVQHVFHEAVREARRELEKNSLPRPLFISEERALPHQAPLTARHGLASCTFNTLSTVSLKEIPAVAQAKLVTVKASRAQSKRKAPTLTLLKGFKIF
- the SLC51B gene encoding organic solute transporter subunit beta, which gives rise to MDHNDGVIQAPAGTVVPQELLKEMLWFFRVEDASPWNYSIFALVGVVIVISIVLLRKSIQANRNQKILKKNKPETTTLEVQDLAEAGAREDNNLNMLRETLLSEKQNLAQVETELKGRKVPLVLLPDPQESES